A genomic window from Maylandia zebra isolate NMK-2024a linkage group LG20, Mzebra_GT3a, whole genome shotgun sequence includes:
- the LOC143414438 gene encoding uncharacterized protein LOC143414438, which yields MREAGQRVHPHLSRFTVASVIRKFRLENRMTRRPSGGGRQRLFTQRQELAVVDLVRADNAIRLHQLRRKILADRRVFSNIDHVSITTIRRILGKHSITMKQLYRVPFERNSDRVKGLRAEYVRRILAMDGAAQPHEFIFIDEAGFDLSKTRRRGRNVIGQRAIVHVPGQRGGNITLCAAICLRGLLHHHAILGPYNSQHILTFLDALHDIVVQNRPDQPRFVVIWDNVSFHRAALVQACFSNHSQLEVGCFLSPLLFILYTNECRSNFTNRHILKFADDTVIVSLLVGDESGHGQVVDDFVNCCEGPGLHGLHGPGPSKTEKAESARL from the exons atgagggaagctgggcagagagtccacccacatctaagccgcttcacagtggcatctgtaataagaaaattccgactagaaaacag aatgactcgaagaccttctgggggaggacgccaacgcctgttcacacaacGGCAGGAACTTGCTGTTGtggacctagtgagggcagacaatgccatccgtctccaccagctacgacggaaaatacttgcagacaggcgagtgttcagcaacatagaccatgtgagcatcaccaccatcagacgcatcttgggtaaacacagcatcaccatgaagcagctctacagagtcccattcgagaggaacagtgacagggtcaaaggacttcgagctgaatatgtacGG agaatcttggccatggatggagctgcacagcctcatgaattcattttcattgatgaagctggattCGACCTGAGCAAAACAAGACGACGGGGTCGTAATGTAATTGGCCAAAGGGCAATTGTGCACGTCCCAGGGCAGCGCGGGGGAAACATCACATTATGTGCCGCCATATGCCTTCGAGGGCTTCTGCACCATCATGCAATACTGGGTCCATACAATAGCCAAcacatactcacatttctagatgctctccatgatatagttgtacagaacagaccagATCAGCCCAGGTTTGTGGTGATATGGGATAATGTCAGTTTCCATCGGGCTGCTCTGGTCCAGGCCTGCTTCTCCAACCACAGTCAACTTGAAGTG GGTTGCTTcctctctccccttctgttcatTCTGTACACAAATGAGTGTCGCAGCAatttcacaaacagacacatcctgaagtttgctgacgacacagtgatcGTCAGTCTTCTAGTGGGGGACGAGTCAGGCCATGGGCAGGTTGTAGATGATTTTGTGAATTG CTGTGAAGGACCCGGCCTTCACGGTCTACATGGGCCGGGTCCTTCAAAGACCGAGAAGGCCGaaagtgcgaggctgtga